In Candidatus Methanomethylophilus alvi Mx1201, a genomic segment contains:
- a CDS encoding UPF0179 family protein — MIQLTLVSEDLAKEENRFIYLGPQLECKGCKVKDICLNLEKGSEYRIKKLRKPTHDCDMIEGLVHVVEVEKVSRKAVVEKKIAMEGSRISFQPSECGQVGCPHFYECNPTGVDAGTKVSIETVGEKAECPIGQSRTLVTIM, encoded by the coding sequence ATGATACAGCTAACTCTAGTCAGCGAAGATCTGGCCAAAGAAGAAAACAGGTTCATCTATCTCGGACCGCAGCTCGAATGCAAAGGCTGCAAAGTGAAGGACATATGCCTGAACCTCGAGAAAGGATCCGAATACAGGATCAAAAAGCTCAGGAAACCCACCCATGACTGCGATATGATCGAGGGGCTCGTCCACGTCGTCGAGGTCGAGAAGGTCTCCAGAAAGGCCGTGGTCGAGAAGAAGATCGCCATGGAGGGATCCAGGATCTCCTTCCAGCCCTCGGAATGCGGACAGGTCGGATGCCCTCATTTCTACGAATGCAACCCTACAGGGGTCGATGCCGGCACCAAGGTCTCCATAGAGACCGTCGGCGAGAAGGCGGAATGCCCGATCGGGCAGAGCAGGACCTTGGTCACCATCATGTGA
- a CDS encoding flavodoxin family protein yields MKALILCGSGNREGFTNAMCQGAERALSSDGWDVDVLRPYDMDVRHCNGCLGCRKDGRCVIDDDMGEVYSLFEGADLLILATPIQFSGPSSVLKTVVDRFNPYWYRKGAHPSRCAAMMCGGSESPRFSNTVSILKAFSATVGMEWAGELCLGGTDSGDTAYYERKAGEFTAGISSIRTGTRRPPCPPYQGTGNRDSTGWSCNGRT; encoded by the coding sequence ATGAAGGCCCTGATCCTATGCGGGAGCGGTAACAGGGAAGGTTTCACCAATGCGATGTGCCAGGGTGCGGAGAGGGCCCTGTCCTCCGATGGATGGGACGTCGACGTCCTGCGTCCGTATGACATGGATGTCCGTCACTGCAACGGCTGTCTGGGATGCAGGAAGGACGGCCGTTGCGTCATAGACGACGATATGGGGGAGGTATACTCCCTGTTCGAGGGTGCGGACCTGCTGATCCTGGCGACGCCCATCCAGTTCAGCGGTCCGTCGTCGGTCCTTAAGACGGTCGTCGACCGTTTCAACCCTTATTGGTACCGCAAAGGTGCGCACCCGTCCCGCTGCGCCGCCATGATGTGCGGAGGAAGCGAAAGTCCCAGATTCTCCAACACGGTGTCGATATTGAAGGCATTCTCCGCAACGGTCGGGATGGAATGGGCGGGGGAGCTATGTCTCGGAGGAACGGATTCCGGGGATACGGCCTATTACGAGAGGAAGGCCGGGGAGTTCACCGCAGGGATCTCCTCGATACGAACGGGAACACGTCGACCGCCCTGTCCTCCGTATCAGGGTACCGGGAACAGGGACAGTACGGGATGGTCCTGCAATGGTCGGACATGA
- a CDS encoding 2-isopropylmalate synthase, translating to MFAISPYNQLALSGVGPIKDVKIFDTTLRDGEQAPGIALSPDDKVRIAQALDSLGTDIIEAGFAASSDIEKETLRQIKDLNLNATVCSLARSVHKDIDAVIDSGLDYIHTFIATSDLHMQYKLKMTPEQVKERAVDAVEYAREHGLEVMFSCEDATRSRMDFMKEILLAVQEAGASSVNIPDTVGVIIPKAYGNMIAELHKTLKIPISVHCHNDMGLALANSLAAVENGATIVQGCVNGFGERTGNVALEEVAVNLFANYGVKTYDLSKISETSALIERITGFSMAANKPIVGRNAFAHESGIHVHGIMNNTATYEPFLPEVVGAKRRLVVGKLSGSHAVEGKLEEMGVKFPAEHIDELMEAVKKMSISGKEITDAELMAIADDIMWKKSTERKECVLDELTVITGRSTTPTATVTITKADGSKVTVADTGVGPVNAAVNAIRKAVNSNMTMEEYKLSAITGESDSMCQVAVTMKNVQNDGNISFGRAVGMDIVETSVDATMAAINRDFARVKHDKKEC from the coding sequence ATGTTCGCGATAAGTCCGTACAACCAGCTTGCGCTCTCTGGTGTGGGACCCATCAAAGATGTCAAGATCTTCGATACCACGCTGAGGGACGGCGAGCAGGCCCCGGGAATCGCACTGAGCCCGGATGACAAAGTACGCATCGCACAGGCCCTCGACAGCCTCGGTACCGACATAATAGAGGCAGGGTTCGCCGCTTCCAGCGACATCGAGAAGGAGACCCTGAGACAGATAAAGGACCTGAACCTGAACGCGACCGTATGTTCTCTGGCCCGTTCCGTCCACAAGGATATAGACGCGGTCATAGACTCCGGCCTGGATTACATCCACACGTTCATCGCCACATCCGACCTGCATATGCAGTACAAGCTGAAGATGACCCCCGAGCAGGTCAAGGAGAGGGCCGTCGATGCGGTGGAGTATGCCAGGGAGCACGGCCTGGAGGTCATGTTCTCCTGCGAGGATGCGACCAGGTCCAGGATGGACTTCATGAAGGAGATCCTGCTGGCCGTCCAGGAGGCCGGGGCCTCCTCCGTCAACATCCCGGACACCGTCGGTGTGATCATCCCCAAGGCATACGGGAACATGATCGCGGAGCTGCATAAGACCCTGAAGATCCCGATCTCCGTCCATTGCCACAACGATATGGGACTGGCCCTGGCCAATTCCCTGGCCGCGGTGGAGAACGGGGCCACGATCGTCCAGGGATGCGTCAACGGTTTCGGCGAGAGGACCGGCAACGTCGCCCTGGAGGAGGTCGCCGTCAACCTGTTCGCCAATTACGGCGTGAAGACATACGACCTGAGCAAGATCTCGGAGACCTCCGCACTGATCGAGAGGATAACCGGGTTCTCCATGGCCGCCAACAAGCCCATCGTAGGGAGGAACGCCTTCGCCCACGAGTCCGGGATACATGTCCATGGCATAATGAACAACACCGCCACCTATGAGCCGTTCCTGCCCGAGGTGGTGGGCGCAAAGAGGCGTCTGGTGGTCGGAAAGCTGTCCGGATCCCATGCGGTCGAGGGGAAGCTGGAGGAGATGGGCGTCAAATTCCCTGCGGAGCACATCGACGAGCTGATGGAAGCCGTGAAGAAGATGTCCATCAGCGGGAAGGAGATCACAGACGCGGAACTGATGGCCATCGCCGACGACATAATGTGGAAGAAGTCCACCGAGAGGAAGGAGTGCGTCCTGGACGAGCTGACGGTCATCACCGGCAGGTCCACGACCCCCACGGCCACCGTGACCATAACCAAGGCCGATGGCAGCAAGGTGACCGTCGCCGATACCGGCGTAGGGCCGGTAAACGCGGCCGTCAACGCGATAAGGAAGGCCGTCAACAGCAACATGACGATGGAGGAGTACAAGCTGTCCGCCATAACCGGCGAGAGCGACTCCATGTGTCAGGTCGCGGTGACGATGAAGAACGTCCAGAACGACGGGAACATATCCTTCGGCAGGGCCGTCGGTATGGACATCGTCGAGACGTCCGTGGATGCCACCATGGCGGCCATAAACAGGGATTTCGCCCGCGTGAAACACGATAAGAAGGAATGCTAA
- a CDS encoding LeuD/DmdB family oxidoreductase small subunit — protein MVSKTVEGKVWRFGDDVDTDQIIPAERLVSTNLDHLNDFIFEKVRPGFGPMVGKGDILVAGKNFGCGSSREHAPLSLMEAGFSCIVAESFARIFYRNSMNIGLLLVECKTDAKEGDVVKVSIGDGTVTDETSGEQWTFEKYPPFIAQLIDAGGIVNLVKEGRF, from the coding sequence ATGGTGTCCAAGACAGTGGAAGGAAAGGTATGGAGGTTCGGCGACGACGTCGATACCGACCAGATCATACCGGCCGAGCGTCTCGTATCCACGAACCTCGACCATCTCAACGACTTCATATTCGAGAAGGTAAGGCCCGGCTTCGGGCCCATGGTAGGGAAGGGCGACATCCTGGTCGCTGGGAAGAACTTCGGGTGCGGCTCCTCCAGGGAGCACGCCCCCCTGTCCCTGATGGAGGCGGGATTCAGCTGCATAGTGGCCGAGTCCTTTGCCCGCATCTTCTACAGGAACTCGATGAACATCGGTCTCCTCCTGGTGGAGTGCAAGACCGATGCGAAGGAGGGTGACGTGGTGAAGGTGAGCATCGGCGACGGGACCGTCACCGACGAGACCTCCGGCGAGCAGTGGACGTTCGAGAAATATCCGCCTTTCATCGCCCAGCTCATCGATGCCGGCGGCATCGTCAACCTGGTCAAGGAGGGGAGATTCTGA
- a CDS encoding NAD(P)-dependent glycerol-1-phosphate dehydrogenase → MAGEFTKARTMNFPRTTVFGHNVLEQTADICRSLLFGEDGIIITGRNTYEAAGKQVEDLVSEHFNVAPVFTDGCDHDNVEKAKAAAKEMRSTFILAIGGGSKIDTAKLVSNDLGIPFVSIPTSIAHDGICSDRASMKNEEGAPLTIQACPPMAVIADTGVLVKAPYRFLASGCADVISNMTALKDWDFARKIKDEEFSTSAYTMAHYAAESLINNSTLIKPGLEESIWLVLKPVIASGVSMCIAGSSRPTSGSEHMFSHALDLLHPGKALHGEQCGVGCIMMMCLHGGDWKQIRDALKNIGAPTTAAELGLSSDDVVDALVAANKVRKDRFTILGENGLTRNAALNLARTTGVI, encoded by the coding sequence ATGGCGGGGGAATTCACGAAGGCCAGGACCATGAACTTTCCAAGGACGACAGTATTCGGTCACAATGTCCTGGAACAGACGGCCGACATCTGCCGCTCCCTCCTTTTCGGTGAGGACGGCATAATCATCACCGGCAGGAACACCTACGAAGCTGCCGGGAAACAGGTGGAAGACCTTGTTTCCGAGCATTTCAACGTGGCCCCCGTATTCACGGACGGATGCGACCATGACAATGTGGAGAAGGCGAAGGCCGCGGCGAAGGAGATGCGTTCAACGTTCATCCTCGCCATCGGCGGCGGCAGCAAGATCGACACCGCCAAACTCGTCTCGAACGACCTCGGCATACCTTTCGTCAGCATCCCCACGTCCATAGCCCACGACGGCATCTGCTCGGACAGGGCATCCATGAAGAACGAGGAAGGGGCACCCCTCACCATCCAGGCATGTCCCCCCATGGCCGTCATAGCCGATACGGGCGTCCTTGTGAAGGCACCGTACAGATTCCTCGCATCCGGATGCGCGGACGTCATATCCAACATGACCGCCCTCAAGGACTGGGATTTCGCCAGGAAGATAAAGGACGAGGAATTCAGCACATCCGCATACACGATGGCACACTATGCCGCGGAGAGCCTCATAAACAACTCCACACTCATAAAACCCGGACTGGAGGAGAGCATATGGCTCGTCCTCAAACCCGTGATAGCATCAGGGGTTTCCATGTGCATAGCCGGAAGTTCCAGACCTACCAGCGGTTCCGAGCACATGTTCTCCCACGCACTCGACCTGCTGCACCCGGGAAAGGCCCTCCACGGGGAGCAATGCGGGGTCGGATGCATAATGATGATGTGCCTCCACGGAGGCGACTGGAAACAGATACGCGATGCTCTGAAGAATATCGGGGCCCCCACAACGGCCGCCGAACTCGGACTGTCCTCCGACGATGTGGTCGATGCCCTCGTGGCGGCCAACAAAGTGAGGAAGGACAGGTTCACCATTCTCGGAGAGAACGGACTTACGCGCAACGCGGCACTAAACCTCGCCCGTACTACGGGCGTCATCTGA
- a CDS encoding isocitrate/isopropylmalate dehydrogenase family protein translates to MVPGDGIGPEVVKVGTDCMEALCEISSFDFDGELFNIGGQRYLETGELLTDQDISDLKKKDAIYFGAIGDPRIKPGILEGGILLKMRAVFDQYINLRPVTSWFPYVPLKREVPFDIHFLRENTEDFYMGLGAKLRKDNGYRAEIGVKRESYDMGFDIKAEPSEDDEYSIEVGLLSRKGVTRFADYAFKYAQARGEDKVTLVDKANVITNNYGMQREIFQQKADEYGMKLDFMFVDAMSMAMIVRPETFGTVAVPNLFGDILTDLGAQLQGGLGMGGSGNINPHGLSMFEPIHGSAPDIAGQGKANPIAAVLAAEMLLDNQGFPEEGRMLHAAVRHCLDTMQVTPDLGGKLRTEEVGKAMVDFILNQKK, encoded by the coding sequence ATCGTCCCCGGGGACGGTATCGGACCCGAGGTCGTCAAGGTCGGGACCGACTGCATGGAGGCCCTCTGCGAGATCTCCAGCTTCGATTTCGACGGAGAACTCTTCAACATCGGAGGGCAGAGGTATCTCGAGACCGGGGAGCTCCTCACTGACCAGGACATCTCCGACCTGAAAAAGAAGGATGCGATCTACTTCGGGGCCATCGGGGACCCGAGGATCAAACCCGGGATACTGGAAGGAGGCATCCTCCTCAAGATGAGGGCGGTCTTCGACCAGTACATAAACCTCCGCCCCGTCACCTCCTGGTTCCCGTACGTCCCTCTCAAGAGGGAGGTGCCCTTCGACATCCACTTCCTCAGGGAGAACACCGAGGACTTCTACATGGGTCTCGGGGCGAAGCTCAGGAAGGACAACGGATACAGGGCGGAGATAGGGGTCAAGAGGGAGTCCTACGACATGGGATTCGACATCAAAGCGGAGCCTTCGGAGGACGACGAATACTCCATAGAGGTCGGTCTCCTCTCCAGGAAGGGTGTGACCCGTTTCGCCGACTACGCCTTCAAGTATGCGCAGGCGAGGGGAGAGGACAAGGTCACCCTCGTGGACAAGGCCAATGTCATCACCAACAACTACGGGATGCAGAGGGAGATCTTCCAGCAGAAGGCCGACGAGTACGGGATGAAGCTCGATTTCATGTTCGTCGACGCGATGAGCATGGCCATGATCGTCCGTCCCGAGACCTTCGGCACCGTGGCGGTCCCCAACCTCTTCGGGGACATACTCACCGACCTCGGTGCACAGCTGCAGGGAGGACTCGGAATGGGTGGCAGCGGGAACATCAACCCGCACGGTCTCAGCATGTTCGAGCCCATCCACGGGTCCGCTCCGGACATCGCCGGCCAGGGCAAGGCGAACCCCATCGCCGCGGTCCTCGCCGCCGAGATGCTCCTCGACAACCAGGGATTCCCCGAAGAAGGCAGGATGCTCCATGCGGCCGTGAGGCATTGCCTCGACACCATGCAGGTCACCCCCGACCTCGGCGGCAAGCTGAGGACCGAGGAGGTCGGCAAGGCCATGGTGGACTTCATCCTCAACCAGAAGAAGTGA
- a CDS encoding KEOPS complex subunit Pcc1, producing the protein MRALLELELRFQYADGRTAESVLSAVSPENGGYVEARLEGNTIIYRMSAENAGRLRNTADDLMACIKVAEDAAGLVSEDSSGSEERSG; encoded by the coding sequence GTGAGGGCCTTGCTGGAACTCGAGCTTCGTTTCCAATATGCCGACGGGAGGACCGCGGAATCGGTCCTCTCCGCCGTATCCCCGGAGAACGGGGGATATGTGGAGGCGAGGCTCGAGGGAAACACCATAATCTACAGGATGTCGGCGGAGAACGCCGGCAGACTCCGCAATACCGCGGACGACCTCATGGCATGCATAAAGGTCGCAGAGGACGCCGCAGGCCTGGTATCGGAAGACTCCTCCGGATCGGAGGAGAGGTCCGGATAA
- a CDS encoding 3-isopropylmalate dehydratase large subunit: protein MGKTIAEKILSEHSHTDAKAGQIVVADVDFVMVNDVTGPIAFRKYDEINNGKMFKERMVLIPDHYVPNKDIASAVQAKEMRDFVRKHDLPNYFEIGKGGVCHQLMVEEGFAAPGRLIVGADSHTCTYGAVNALSTGIGSTEAGVVFATGKLWFKVPESIKVELTGKFRKHVGGKDLILKIISDIGVDGANYKAFEFCGEGVHNMSVPDRLAVSNMAIEAGGKAGIFPCDDKTEEYIKDFVRGDYTPVEADPDAQYCRVLKYDLSELESMVAFPHLPSNGHAVKDVDVKIDQAYLGSCTNGRIEDMRVAAEIIKGRKVADGVRFIVVPASQRVYRAMVDEGLMDIFLDAGAFVSGPTCGACLGGYMGILAAGERAVSSTNRNFIGRMGDKASEVYLAGPEVVAASAIAGKIVTPAQLEGN, encoded by the coding sequence ATGGGAAAGACAATCGCAGAGAAGATCCTGTCCGAGCATTCGCACACCGATGCGAAGGCCGGACAGATCGTGGTGGCCGACGTCGATTTCGTCATGGTGAACGATGTCACCGGCCCCATAGCTTTCAGGAAATACGACGAGATAAACAACGGCAAGATGTTCAAGGAGAGGATGGTCCTCATCCCCGACCATTACGTCCCTAACAAGGACATCGCATCCGCGGTGCAGGCCAAGGAGATGAGGGACTTCGTGAGGAAACACGACCTCCCCAACTACTTCGAGATCGGGAAGGGCGGCGTCTGCCACCAGCTGATGGTGGAGGAGGGGTTCGCCGCTCCCGGGAGACTCATCGTAGGGGCCGATTCCCACACCTGCACGTACGGTGCCGTCAACGCCCTCTCCACCGGTATCGGCTCCACCGAGGCCGGGGTCGTGTTCGCCACCGGGAAACTGTGGTTCAAGGTCCCCGAGTCCATCAAGGTGGAACTGACCGGAAAGTTCAGGAAACATGTCGGAGGAAAGGACCTGATCCTGAAGATCATCTCCGACATCGGGGTGGACGGGGCCAACTACAAGGCCTTCGAGTTCTGCGGGGAGGGTGTGCACAACATGTCGGTCCCCGACAGGCTCGCCGTGTCCAACATGGCGATCGAGGCCGGCGGGAAGGCGGGCATATTCCCTTGCGACGACAAGACCGAGGAGTACATCAAGGACTTCGTAAGAGGGGACTACACCCCCGTGGAGGCAGATCCCGACGCGCAGTACTGCCGCGTCCTGAAATACGACCTCTCCGAGCTGGAGTCCATGGTCGCGTTCCCGCATCTGCCCAGCAACGGACATGCGGTGAAGGACGTCGACGTGAAGATCGACCAGGCCTACCTCGGCAGCTGTACCAACGGCCGTATCGAGGACATGAGGGTCGCCGCGGAGATAATCAAGGGAAGGAAGGTCGCCGACGGGGTCCGCTTTATCGTCGTCCCCGCTTCCCAGAGGGTCTACAGGGCCATGGTGGACGAAGGTCTGATGGACATATTCCTGGATGCCGGAGCGTTCGTATCAGGTCCCACCTGCGGTGCCTGCCTCGGAGGATACATGGGCATCCTGGCGGCCGGCGAGAGGGCGGTCTCCAGCACCAACAGGAACTTCATCGGGCGCATGGGGGACAAGGCCTCCGAGGTCTACCTCGCAGGTCCTGAGGTGGTGGCGGCATCCGCCATCGCCGGGAAGATAGTCACGCCCGCACAGCTGGAGGGGAACTGA
- a CDS encoding flavodoxin family protein, with protein MAKKILIISTSLRKDSNSEILAHEFEKGAKEAGNEVEFVSLKGKRIAFCNGCGMCQKTGRCNIRDDANAIVDKMARSEVIVWAAPIYYYEMPGQMKTLIDRANCLFCTENAIRETYVLMTCSDESQTAVDGPLKGVSGWVRCLQGVELKGHVCATSTTEPNTVLESPAFMQAYNLGKSIE; from the coding sequence ATGGCCAAGAAGATCCTCATAATCTCTACAAGCCTCAGGAAGGACAGCAACTCGGAGATCCTCGCACACGAGTTCGAGAAAGGGGCCAAGGAGGCCGGGAACGAGGTCGAGTTCGTCTCCCTCAAGGGGAAGAGGATCGCGTTCTGCAACGGATGCGGCATGTGCCAGAAGACGGGTCGCTGCAACATCAGGGACGACGCCAATGCGATCGTCGATAAGATGGCGAGGTCCGAGGTCATCGTGTGGGCCGCCCCCATATACTATTACGAGATGCCGGGGCAGATGAAGACCCTCATAGACCGTGCCAACTGTCTGTTCTGTACAGAGAATGCGATCAGGGAGACCTATGTGCTCATGACGTGTTCCGACGAGAGCCAGACTGCTGTGGACGGACCTCTCAAGGGGGTTTCCGGATGGGTCAGATGCCTTCAGGGCGTAGAGTTGAAGGGGCATGTATGTGCCACATCGACCACCGAACCCAACACCGTCCTCGAATCCCCGGCATTCATGCAGGCATACAACCTCGGTAAGAGCATAGAATGA
- a CDS encoding RNA-binding domain-containing protein, whose product MTAGFDIPDISAVISREISKGESDNLEFKVSKPSKDDKYVKTAIAFANGSGGRILFGVDDRGDVSGIPDDEVFKTRDSITQALNDSIEPQISFDVCIVNIEGKNVIVAEFVPGKNTPYHLKGRDIDAGTYVRINAITVPADSGTIRSLMANGENMYFDSLEQNSMEVTEKESERLCHRIFGMNAEINSLINAGILINVPHGYKATRAYALLTENPFPYAAVHCIRFHGNDAIFVDESRDLTDDLFDQIDGATDFIANRIFRYFEMDDRQLHRIDRYEIPLIAFREAVVNAVLHRDYFLDSFSIFVRVFDDRVEIESPGTPYKLSLEQTLSGYSSIRNPILMSVFKRRGYVEGYGTGIRKMIRACEENGSFEPRFEIDHQHFKVTFPRGKKVPDEILEEDENAVMELIKSDGGITQTAISERTGIELSKVKRITLALQQKKLIMRSGSRRSGCWLLNPEISYGPRR is encoded by the coding sequence ATGACTGCAGGATTCGACATCCCCGACATATCTGCCGTGATCTCGAGAGAGATCTCAAAAGGAGAATCCGATAATCTCGAATTCAAGGTATCCAAACCATCCAAGGACGATAAATATGTCAAGACCGCGATAGCGTTCGCCAACGGTTCTGGAGGAAGGATCCTCTTCGGGGTCGACGACCGGGGCGATGTGTCAGGGATACCGGATGACGAGGTGTTCAAGACCAGGGATTCCATCACACAGGCCCTGAACGACTCCATCGAACCGCAGATATCGTTCGACGTATGTATCGTGAACATAGAAGGAAAGAATGTCATCGTGGCCGAGTTCGTCCCGGGAAAGAACACCCCCTATCACCTCAAAGGCCGCGACATAGATGCTGGCACATATGTCCGCATAAACGCCATCACGGTTCCGGCCGACTCCGGGACCATCCGTTCCCTCATGGCCAACGGCGAGAACATGTACTTCGACTCCTTGGAACAGAATTCCATGGAGGTGACGGAAAAAGAGTCGGAGAGACTGTGCCACAGGATATTCGGTATGAATGCGGAGATAAACTCCCTGATAAATGCAGGGATCCTGATAAACGTCCCGCATGGATACAAGGCCACCCGCGCATACGCTCTCCTGACCGAGAACCCATTCCCTTATGCGGCCGTCCACTGCATCCGCTTCCATGGGAACGATGCGATATTCGTGGACGAGAGCAGGGATCTGACCGACGACCTGTTCGATCAGATCGACGGCGCGACCGATTTCATAGCCAACCGCATCTTCCGCTATTTCGAGATGGACGACAGACAGCTGCACCGTATCGACCGCTACGAGATACCGCTGATCGCATTCAGGGAGGCCGTCGTCAATGCCGTACTGCACAGGGACTACTTCCTGGACTCATTCTCCATATTCGTCCGCGTGTTCGATGACAGGGTCGAGATAGAATCCCCTGGAACACCTTACAAACTTAGTCTGGAACAGACCTTGTCCGGATACTCGTCCATAAGGAATCCCATACTGATGTCCGTTTTCAAAAGAAGGGGATATGTGGAAGGCTACGGGACCGGGATAAGGAAGATGATCCGCGCCTGCGAGGAGAACGGATCGTTCGAACCCAGGTTCGAAATCGACCATCAGCATTTCAAAGTAACATTCCCCCGCGGAAAGAAGGTACCGGACGAGATACTGGAAGAGGATGAGAACGCCGTCATGGAGCTCATAAAAAGCGACGGAGGGATAACCCAGACCGCCATATCGGAAAGGACCGGCATAGAGCTGTCCAAGGTGAAGAGGATCACGCTGGCACTTCAGCAGAAGAAACTCATCATGCGTTCCGGGAGCAGACGCAGCGGCTGTTGGCTTCTGAATCCCGAGATCTCCTACGGACCTCGCAGATGA
- a CDS encoding desulfoferrodoxin family protein codes for MAGKIEFYKCAKCGEIIEKDYAAGCDCTPVCCGEPMVKLEAQTADPDENKHVPYIEKVDGGVLVKVGKSAAHPMEPDHYIVFIEICADGILMRKYLKPGDKPEAFFKTDAKKVIAWELCNKHGIWTYQ; via the coding sequence ATGGCAGGAAAGATCGAGTTCTACAAATGCGCCAAGTGCGGAGAGATCATCGAGAAGGACTATGCGGCAGGATGCGACTGCACTCCCGTCTGCTGCGGAGAGCCTATGGTAAAGCTCGAGGCGCAGACCGCCGATCCCGACGAGAACAAGCACGTCCCTTACATCGAGAAGGTCGACGGCGGGGTCCTCGTGAAGGTAGGGAAGTCCGCGGCACACCCCATGGAGCCCGACCACTACATCGTCTTCATCGAGATCTGCGCCGACGGGATCCTCATGAGGAAGTACCTCAAGCCCGGAGACAAGCCCGAGGCGTTCTTCAAGACCGATGCCAAGAAGGTCATCGCCTGGGAACTGTGCAACAAGCACGGCATCTGGACCTACCAGTAA